TACAGGTTTGATGCTCGTTAATCCCGGTTTTGTTACATTTGATCTGACTTTTCTATTTAGAAGATTTTTAATCGATATTTTGTTTTTCTGGGATTTTAGGTTCACTGCTAGTGATGGGAAGAAGAAGCTAAAAGCGCTCCTTCAATCGACGTTTACACCTGATATTGAAGCAGGGAAGATCCAAAACTTGGGTCTTTTGCGCGTGCTTGATTATGTATTGAATGATGTCAAATCAGAAAAGTAAGCCCTTTGAATCTTTCTGATTTGTGTCTAAATTACTTGGTTTTGATTTAGATGTACTGAGGGGCTTTTTGCCTTTTGTTTATATACAGGTTCCTAATCGTGTCGAAACTGGAGGTGGTTACTTCTGCTCTCGAAACTGAGATTAAGAGTGGAGAAGAACAACAATCTGGTATCATTTTGAAACCGAAGCAAGAAGCTACGATTGCGAGTGAGATTAACAAGGATAACAGCGGGATTGTTCTGAAGCCGAAGCAGGAATTCGTTTCTAAGTCAGCTGCTCAGATTGTTCATGAACAACGTGGAAAGTGAGTTCGTTTTCTTAAACGTGAAAGGATTTTGCTTGATCCTACAATGAAACTATGCGATAAGAGCTGTTTATAATCTGTTAATCTATCTTGTTATTGTGAGTAATGAATGCTGCTTGACTGCAATTTTTTTCCCTATGTGTAATTTGTAAATAACAAGATGATTGGTGTTTTGGATTAATCTGGTTTGGCCGTCGCTTGTCGGATGATAATATCTTGTGGTGGTTTAGGTCTTGTCTATAATTGTGAATATGAACAAACATATTATTTTAGAAAATTTATAGTTCTTGTTTATTGACCCCTTTAACTGAATTTTCAGTGCGGCTCCTGCTACGCGAATGGCAGTCTCACGAAGAGTTCATCCACTTGTTTCCTTGAATCCTTATCAAGGCAATTGGACCATTAAGGTTCGGGTGACGAACAAAGGAAACATGCGAACCTATAAGAATGTAAGGGGAGAAGGATGTGTCTTTAATGTAGAGTTAACCGATGAAGATGTAAGCTCACTaacttttgtttgtttattttgtttgttttttttttggtaATTTCCATGACATGATGGGTTATGCTCTATATTGGAACTGGCATGATTTGAGCTTGCTTTTTCTTGTTTCAGGGTACACAAATACAAGCAACGATGTTCAATGAAGGAGCAAAGAAATTCTTTGAGAAATTCCAGCTTGGGAAGGTTTACTATATAACCAAGGGAACTCTAAAAGTTGCTAATAAGCAGTTTAAGACAGTTCAAAACAACTATGAAATGACCTTGAATGAGAATTCCCTGGTTGAAGAAGCCAGCAATGAGGAAACATTTATCCCAGAGACTAAGTTTGACTTTGTCTCAATTGATCAATTAGGCCCTTATGTCAATGGCAAGGAGTTTGTCGGTGAGTACCACAATGGACAATCCATCTATTTTTAACTTATTCCTTAACATTAATTGATGTGGCCTTTTATGGTTAATAATTGCAGATATCATTGGAGTTGTACAAAATGTTTCGCCTACAATGAGCATTCGAAGAAAAAGCAACAATGAGACAGTCCCTAAACGTGATATAACTATTGCTGACCAGTCGTAAGTTATTTTCACACTGATGACATGCATACTTCACACATGATTGTGTTGTACTCATTTTTAATATCTTAATGCAGAAAGAAGACTGTTGTGGTCTCTCTCTGGAATGAACTTGCCACCGACATTGGTCAAGAGTTGCTTGATATAGCTGATAAGTCCCCCGTAGTGGCAATTAAATCTGTGAAGGTTGGAGACTTCCAAGGTGAATCAGTTAACTATGAACATTTTTGTTATG
Above is a window of Rutidosis leptorrhynchoides isolate AG116_Rl617_1_P2 unplaced genomic scaffold, CSIRO_AGI_Rlap_v1 contig148, whole genome shotgun sequence DNA encoding:
- the LOC139881378 gene encoding replication protein A 70 kDa DNA-binding subunit B-like, with the protein product MAAKSVTQDAISTILANPTPDLNPNLPEIVIQVLDLTRIGNGKSYRFTASDGKKKLKALLQSTFTPDIEAGKIQNLGLLRVLDYVLNDVKSEKFLIVSKLEVVTSALETEIKSGEEQQSGIILKPKQEATIASEINKDNSGIVLKPKQEFVSKSAAQIVHEQRGNAAPATRMAVSRRVHPLVSLNPYQGNWTIKVRVTNKGNMRTYKNVRGEGCVFNVELTDEDGTQIQATMFNEGAKKFFEKFQLGKVYYITKGTLKVANKQFKTVQNNYEMTLNENSLVEEASNEETFIPETKFDFVSIDQLGPYVNGKEFVDIIGVVQNVSPTMSIRRKSNNETVPKRDITIADQSKKTVVVSLWNELATDIGQELLDIADKSPVVAIKSVKVGDFQGVSLSTISRSAVQINPDSPEANKLRSWFDSEGKGASMASIGAGLGSSPSGGMRSMYSDRVSLSHITSNPSLGSEKPVFFSIRAYISFIKPDQTLWYRACKTCNKKVTEAMGSGYWCEGCQKNDEECSLRYIMSVKVSDDSGETWVSTFNDEAEKIMGLSAEELDNLRSQEGEDNPYQLTLKQVTWVPHLFRVSVSQNEYNYEKRQRVTIRSIAPIDYAAESRFLLEEISKMKSSW